In Macadamia integrifolia cultivar HAES 741 chromosome 13, SCU_Mint_v3, whole genome shotgun sequence, one DNA window encodes the following:
- the LOC122059885 gene encoding ubiquitin-like modifier-activating enzyme atg7 — MAESKDKPVLQFAQFQSTVHEGFWRRLSSLKLDTLGIDQSPISITGFYAPCSHAQVSNNLTLLSESLPPDPSEPSSVVLSHGNRNRCPVPGILYNTNTVESFRALDKQNLLKAEAKKIWEDIHSGKAEEDCAALSRFLLISFADLKKWSFHYWFAFPALLLEPPAILNNLHPAAQCFSQEEAESLSAACNEWRNSSLTADVPFFLVSISSNSHATIRSLRDWETCQTDGQQILFGFYDPCHLPNNPGWPLRNLLALICARWNLERVRFLCYREKQGFADLGSSLVGEALVSVPQGWNDPQCVPNVVGWEQHKGRKVPRCISLAESMDPTRLAISAADLNLKLMRWRALPSLNLDVLSSIRCLLLGAGTLGCQVARMLMAWGVRKITLLDSGRVAMSNPLRQSLYTFDNCLNGGDMKAMAAANSLKKIFPAVEAEGIVMAIPMPGHPVPAQEEERVIKDCKHVQDLISSHDAVFLLTDTRESRWLPTLLCSNYNKIAITAALGFDSFVVMRHGGSPLSFSNDTKHVTEEASPSAAMGNLSLKGDGMQRLGCYFCNDVVAPIDSTSNRTLDQQCTVTRPGVAPIASALAVELLVGILQHPDGLHAPGEISNSGGFLSSEQPLGILPHQIRGSLSQYSQMTLVGHSSTSCTACCSTVISEFRERGMDFVLQAINHPMYLEDLTGLTELMKSASSFELDWDNETDDYDNDAEI, encoded by the exons ATGGCGGAAAGCAAAGACAAGCCTGTTCTTCAATTTGCCCAATTCCAGAGTACCGTCCATGAGGGTTTCTGGCGTCGATTATCTTCACTGAAACTCGATACCTTGGGGATCGACCAGTCGCCGATCTCCATTACTG GTTTCTATGCACCTTGCTCGCATGCTCAAGTTTCAAATAACTTGACACTTCTTTCTGAATCTTTGCCACCTGACCCAAGTGAACCATCATCAGTGGTGTTAAGTCATGGCAACAGGAACAGATGTCCTGTACCAGGCATTCTTTACAACACAAATACAGTGGAGAGCTTCCGTGCCCTTGATAAACAGAACCTGCTGAAAGCAGAAGCAAAGAAG ATCTGGGAGGACATTCACTCGGGTAAAGCAGAGGAGGACTGTGCAGCACTCTCGAGATTCCTCCTTATATCATTTGCCGACCTGAAGAAGTGGAGCTTCCATTACTGGTTTGCATTCCCTGCTCTTCTGCTTGAGCCTCCAGCAATCTTGAATAATTTGCATCCAGCTGCACAGTGTTTCAGCCAGGAAGAG GCAGAATCCCTGTCGGCAGCTTGTAATGAATGGCGTAATTCGAGCTTAACTGCAG ATGTGCCATTCTTTTTGGTTAGTATATCTTCAAATTCGCATGCCACTATTAGGTCTTTAAGAGACTGGGAGACCTGCCAAACTGATGGCCAACAG ATTCTTTTTGGTTTCTATGATCCATGTCATCTTCCAAATAATCCCGGATGGCCTCTTCGCAACTTACTTGCACTTATTTGTGCAAGATGGAATCTGGAACGGGTTCGCTTTCTATGCTACCGAGAGAAACAGGGCTTCGCAGATCTGGGATCATCTCTTGTTGGTGAAGCACTGGTTTCAGTTCCACAAG GCTGGAATGATCCACAATGTGTACCTAATGTTGTGGGCTGGGAACAACATAAAGGGAGGAAGGTACCAAGGTGTATCAGCCTTGCTGAATCCATGGATCCAACCAG GTTGGCCATATCTGCAGctgatttgaatttaaaattgatGAGGTGGCGTGCTTTGCCATCTCTTAACCTAGATGTCTTGTCTAGTATTAGATGCCTTCTCTTAGGAGCGGGTACACTTGGTTGCCAAGTTGCTCGTATGCTTATG GCTTGGGGTGTCCGAAAAATTACCCTACTGGACAGTGGCCGGGTGGCTATGTCTAATCCATTGAGACAATCTCTGTACACCTTTGATAACTGCCTCAATGGTGGTGATATGAAAGCCATGGCGGCAGCTAACAGCTTGAAGAAAATATTTCCTGCTGTG GAAGCTGAAGGTATTGTGATGGCAATACCAATGCCTGGCCATCCTGTGCCAGcccaagaagaagagagagtgaTCAAAGACTGCAAACATGTTCAAGATTTAATTTCTTCTCATGATGCAGTTTTTTTGTTGACTGATACAAGGGAAAGTAGATGGCTTCCAACACTTCTTTGTTCTAATTATAACAAG ATTGCTATTACTGCAGCTTTAGGCTTTGACAGCTTTGTGGTTATGCGCCATGGAGGCAGTCCTCTCAGTTTTTCAAATGATACTAAACATGTCACTGAAGAAGCTTCGCCATCTGCTGCTATGGGCAACTTATCCCTTAAAGGAGATGGAATGCAGCGGTTGGGCTGCTATTTCTGCAATGATGTTGTTGCTCCTATTGAT TCAACTTCCAACCGTACATTGGATCAGCAGTGCACTGTTACACGTCCAGGGGTTGCTCCTATAGCTTCTGCCCTTGCAGTTGAACTTTTAGTGGGAATTCTTCAACACCCTGATGG TTTACATGCCCCAGGTGAGATTTCCAACTCCGGTGGTTTTTTGAGCAGTGAGCAACCTCTTGGTATTTTACCCCATCAGATCCGAGGTTCCCTTTCTCAGTATTCTCAAATGACACTTGTTGGTCACTCTTCAACCAGTTGTACAGCCTGTTGCAGCACT GTCATATCAGAGTTTAGGGAAAGAGGGATGGACTTTGTTCTCCAAGCCATCAACCACCCTATGTATTTAGAGGATCTTACAGGACTAACAGAGTTGATGAAGTCTGCAAGTTCCTTCGAATTGGATTGGGATAATGAGACTGATGACTATGATAATGATGCGGAGATCTGA